The following proteins are co-located in the Desulfoscipio sp. XC116 genome:
- the mfd gene encoding transcription-repair coupling factor translates to MQGLLKLIKDTTEYAGLVKGLTVHRSQQQVFGLTGAQRNLMIASLASSGYPTVLVVTPGEVEAGQVADDLFALLPQMRVLQFRVNEQLPYQVLAHGMEVTAARLGVLEGLCRSEPMVVVAPVEALMSRLSPPDVFAGAGLELVVGNRQDTGELGQRLVAMGYERVDLVERGGQFSVRGGIVDIFPMTSAMPARLEFFDDEVDSIRLFEVESQRSDKKIDRLIVFPAREMTASRDLWAMGHSAVSAEYRIGRRKLAKSGDQAALGFFEEHFGHLLDMLNNGVYFPGLEQFIPYFYPRPVSLLDYLPQGTPVLIDEPLKIREAVQSIQRERAETYADLLTRGKVLPGQIKCYLDWDELYEGIAARRTVYFSFMPRQAPFIHPQKIINFAAKSMHSFLGHTDILADEIRQWRRNGNAVVLLVTGRDRGQHLLDALRDEKLDVFYMASLDREVKPGHVVISHGQLTGGFELVNARLVVITEGEIFGQRKRRKREQPREASNRLEPFTDLKAGDYVVHVNHGIGRYRGIVPLDIGGIRKEYLLIKYAGEDKLYVPTDQVSLLQKYLGAEADSPRLSKLGGAEWNRVKSRVREAVRDMAQELLALYAARETVRGYAFGPDTVWQKEFEDAFPYEETPDQLRAIDDVKHDMESPRPMDRLLCGDVGYGKTEVALRAAFKAVMESKQVAVLVPTTILAQQHYNTFRERFAGYPVTVEMLSRFRTPREQRPIIRGLKEGGIDIIIGTHRLVQEDVIFKNLGLLVVDEEQRFGVSHKEKLKKLRTSVDVLTLTATPIPRTLHMSLVGVRDTSLLETPPENRFPVQTYVLEEDPLLIREAIRRELGRDGQVYYVHNRVADLDNVAMWIKGLVPEARIVTAHGQMREEELEQIMLDFIDGAYDVLACTTIIESGLDIPNVNTLIIKEANNFGLAQLYQLRGRVGRANRLAYAYLTFRKDRVLNEVAEKRLAAIREFTEFGSGYKIAMRDLEIRGAGNLLGAEQHGHIAAVGFDLYCRLLEEAVREARGQKDEQPVETVVELPVEAYIPNEYISDANQKVEIYRRIASLQRVSTIADLEEELVDRFGDLPPAVQNLLRISKIRVMAGHLKVRSVNRQQGFYRLIFASGHALTGEKLVAVGEFYRNKVKFSHTDGEFEIRYKIREAGRLPTEQLDEFERFLARLAD, encoded by the coding sequence ATGCAGGGTTTATTGAAATTGATTAAGGATACCACGGAATATGCGGGCCTGGTGAAGGGTTTAACTGTTCACCGGAGCCAGCAGCAGGTATTTGGACTGACCGGTGCCCAGCGCAATTTAATGATAGCGTCGTTGGCGAGCTCCGGATATCCGACCGTGCTGGTGGTCACGCCGGGAGAGGTGGAGGCCGGTCAGGTGGCGGATGACTTATTCGCGCTGCTGCCGCAAATGCGGGTGCTGCAATTCCGCGTTAATGAACAGTTGCCTTACCAGGTGCTGGCTCACGGTATGGAAGTGACGGCTGCCCGGCTGGGCGTGCTGGAAGGTTTGTGCCGTTCTGAGCCAATGGTTGTCGTGGCGCCGGTGGAGGCGCTGATGAGCCGTTTAAGCCCGCCGGATGTATTTGCCGGCGCCGGTTTGGAGTTGGTCGTGGGTAACCGGCAGGATACCGGTGAACTGGGACAGCGCCTGGTGGCTATGGGCTATGAAAGAGTTGATTTAGTGGAACGGGGCGGGCAGTTTAGCGTGCGCGGCGGAATTGTGGATATTTTCCCCATGACCTCCGCTATGCCCGCGCGATTGGAATTCTTTGATGATGAAGTCGATTCCATCCGCCTATTTGAGGTGGAGTCTCAGCGTTCCGATAAGAAAATCGACCGGCTGATTGTTTTCCCGGCCCGTGAAATGACAGCAAGCCGTGATCTATGGGCCATGGGACATTCCGCCGTTAGCGCGGAGTACCGGATTGGGCGGCGCAAGCTGGCTAAATCCGGCGATCAGGCGGCGCTGGGTTTTTTTGAGGAACACTTCGGGCATTTGCTGGATATGCTGAACAACGGTGTTTATTTTCCCGGTCTTGAACAATTTATACCGTATTTCTACCCCCGGCCGGTAAGTTTGCTGGATTATCTTCCGCAGGGAACACCTGTATTAATTGATGAGCCGCTAAAGATCAGGGAAGCGGTGCAAAGTATTCAACGGGAGCGGGCTGAGACATATGCCGATCTCCTTACCCGGGGTAAGGTGCTGCCGGGTCAAATCAAGTGTTACCTGGATTGGGATGAGCTGTACGAAGGTATTGCCGCCCGGCGGACGGTGTATTTTTCTTTTATGCCTCGCCAGGCGCCGTTTATCCACCCGCAAAAGATAATTAATTTCGCGGCTAAATCCATGCACAGCTTTCTGGGACACACCGATATCCTGGCTGATGAAATACGCCAGTGGCGTCGCAACGGCAACGCGGTGGTGCTCCTGGTAACGGGGCGGGATCGGGGCCAGCACCTGCTGGACGCGCTCAGGGACGAAAAACTGGATGTTTTTTACATGGCATCCCTGGACCGGGAGGTCAAACCCGGCCATGTGGTGATTAGCCACGGCCAGCTTACCGGAGGCTTTGAACTGGTCAACGCCCGGCTGGTGGTGATCACCGAGGGTGAGATATTCGGACAGCGCAAGCGCAGAAAACGAGAGCAGCCCCGTGAGGCAAGCAACCGGCTTGAACCTTTTACCGATCTCAAAGCGGGAGATTACGTGGTGCACGTGAATCACGGCATAGGCCGCTATCGGGGTATTGTGCCGCTGGATATAGGCGGTATTCGCAAAGAATACCTGTTGATTAAATACGCGGGCGAAGATAAACTGTATGTACCCACCGATCAGGTATCCTTGCTGCAAAAATATCTGGGTGCCGAAGCTGACAGCCCGCGCCTTTCCAAGCTGGGCGGTGCGGAATGGAACCGGGTGAAAAGCCGGGTCCGGGAAGCGGTACGGGATATGGCCCAGGAGCTGTTGGCCCTTTACGCCGCCCGGGAAACGGTGCGGGGATATGCCTTCGGGCCGGACACTGTGTGGCAGAAGGAATTTGAGGATGCCTTTCCTTATGAAGAAACACCGGATCAACTGCGGGCTATCGATGATGTAAAACATGATATGGAAAGCCCGCGCCCCATGGACCGGTTACTTTGCGGTGATGTTGGCTATGGAAAGACCGAGGTGGCTCTGCGGGCGGCCTTTAAAGCGGTAATGGAAAGCAAGCAGGTGGCCGTGCTGGTTCCAACCACCATACTGGCACAACAGCATTATAATACCTTCCGGGAGCGTTTTGCAGGTTATCCGGTAACGGTGGAGATGCTCAGCCGGTTTCGGACGCCCCGTGAACAACGTCCGATTATCCGGGGACTTAAGGAAGGCGGCATCGATATAATTATCGGTACTCACCGGCTGGTGCAGGAGGATGTAATCTTTAAAAACCTTGGCTTGCTGGTGGTGGATGAAGAACAGCGTTTCGGAGTGTCACACAAGGAAAAATTAAAAAAGCTGCGTACCAGCGTAGATGTTTTAACTCTTACCGCCACTCCTATACCTCGCACGCTGCATATGTCACTGGTGGGCGTGCGGGATACCAGCTTGCTGGAGACGCCGCCGGAAAACAGGTTTCCGGTGCAAACTTATGTGCTGGAAGAAGATCCGCTCTTGATCCGGGAGGCCATCCGGCGGGAATTGGGCCGGGACGGTCAGGTGTATTATGTGCACAACCGGGTGGCCGACCTGGACAACGTGGCTATGTGGATTAAGGGACTGGTGCCCGAAGCTCGCATTGTCACCGCTCACGGTCAGATGCGGGAAGAAGAGTTGGAACAAATTATGCTGGACTTTATAGACGGAGCTTATGATGTCCTGGCGTGCACTACCATCATAGAAAGCGGCTTGGATATTCCTAATGTTAATACGTTAATTATTAAAGAAGCCAACAACTTTGGATTAGCTCAGCTTTACCAGCTGCGCGGCCGGGTAGGTCGGGCCAACCGGCTGGCTTATGCTTACCTTACCTTTCGTAAGGATAGGGTATTGAACGAGGTGGCTGAAAAAAGATTGGCGGCGATCAGGGAATTCACTGAGTTTGGTTCGGGTTATAAAATCGCCATGCGCGATTTGGAAATCAGGGGAGCCGGTAATTTGCTGGGTGCGGAACAGCATGGTCATATTGCCGCGGTGGGCTTTGACTTGTATTGCCGCCTGTTGGAGGAGGCCGTGCGGGAGGCCCGGGGCCAAAAGGATGAACAACCGGTGGAAACCGTGGTGGAACTGCCCGTGGAGGCTTATATACCCAATGAATATATTTCCGATGCCAATCAGAAGGTGGAAATATACCGGCGCATTGCCTCTCTGCAGCGGGTAAGCACGATTGCCGATCTGGAAGAAGAGCTGGTTGATCGTTTTGGTGATTTGCCCCCGGCAGTACAAAACTTGCTGAGGATATCTAAAATCAGGGTCATGGCCGGACATCTAAAGGTAAGATCGGTCAACAGGCAGCAGGGTTTTTACCGGCTGATCTTTGCTTCGGGGCATGCTCTTACCGGGGAAAAGCTGGTGGCGGTAGGAGAGTTTTATCGCAATAAAGTAAAATTCAGCCATACCGACGGTGAATTTGAGATCCGTTATAAAATTCGTGAGGCCGGGCGCTTGCCCACCGAACAATTGGATGAATTTGAAAGATTTCTAGCCAGACTGGCTGATTAA
- a CDS encoding SurA N-terminal domain-containing protein yields MRKNGIIFLSLMLLLATFVLGGCGGSGDVVATVNGESITSRELDQEVTTYKNNLTQQGYNLEGEQAKELEEMLRQQVLSQLIDRRLVMAEAERLDMMPADKEVQAEIKKIKEQLGSEGEFKKFLAANGINEPKLDDFMKEQLAANKLYEKISAEVSEPTEDEIKDYFAENGAQYSDPEQRQVSHILIGVGEYSNGKNRTDVDAKVLALQVVNKVASGADFGELAKQYSDDTGSKDNSGQYPPFSKGSGFAEEFENAAFDLQESGQYTAEPVKTSFGYHIIRLDKIIPAKTHTLNEVKDQIATSLHSEKVNRKVGEYIQDLRDKADVVNKLAKESDTKSKEDQSTGK; encoded by the coding sequence TTGCGTAAAAACGGTATTATTTTTTTAAGTTTAATGCTTTTACTGGCAACCTTTGTGCTTGGTGGCTGCGGTGGCAGCGGCGATGTGGTGGCTACGGTGAACGGTGAAAGTATAACGTCCCGGGAGCTGGATCAGGAAGTAACCACTTACAAGAACAATCTGACCCAACAAGGTTACAACTTGGAAGGCGAACAGGCTAAAGAATTGGAAGAAATGCTGCGCCAGCAAGTTTTAAGTCAGCTGATTGACCGCCGTTTGGTAATGGCGGAGGCTGAACGTTTGGACATGATGCCCGCGGATAAGGAAGTACAGGCAGAAATTAAGAAAATTAAAGAACAGTTGGGCAGTGAAGGTGAATTTAAGAAATTTTTAGCGGCCAACGGGATTAACGAGCCCAAACTGGATGATTTTATGAAAGAGCAGTTGGCTGCAAACAAGCTGTACGAAAAAATAAGCGCTGAGGTTTCCGAACCGACCGAGGACGAGATAAAGGATTACTTTGCCGAGAACGGCGCCCAATATAGTGACCCGGAACAGCGTCAGGTCAGTCATATTTTAATCGGCGTGGGTGAATATTCGAATGGCAAAAACCGCACGGACGTGGATGCTAAAGTACTGGCGCTGCAGGTTGTGAACAAGGTGGCTTCGGGTGCCGACTTTGGCGAGTTGGCCAAGCAATACAGCGATGATACGGGCAGTAAAGACAACAGCGGCCAATACCCGCCTTTCAGCAAAGGCAGCGGTTTTGCGGAGGAATTTGAAAACGCCGCTTTTGACCTGCAGGAAAGTGGTCAGTATACTGCCGAGCCCGTCAAGACATCGTTCGGTTATCATATTATCCGGTTGGACAAAATAATTCCCGCTAAAACACATACGCTGAACGAGGTTAAAGATCAAATAGCCACCAGCTTGCACAGTGAGAAAGTTAACCGGAAAGTCGGCGAATATATACAGGATTTGCGTGATAAAGCTGATGTGGTAAACAAGTTGGCCAAGGAATCGGATACTAAGTCCAAGGAAGATCAATCGACAGGAAAATAG
- the spoVT gene encoding stage V sporulation protein T, with amino-acid sequence MKATGIVRRIDDLGRVVIPKEIRRTLRIREGDPLEIFVDREGEVILKKYSPIGELGDFAKEYADSLHEALGHISLIADRDAVIAVSGASKKEFLNKPISNAIEKVMEERKAVVINNPGTDQQGMDGMIIEDGECKYAAEVIAPIISEGDPIGAVILASREPNVNMGELELKLAETAAGFLAKQMEQ; translated from the coding sequence ATGAAGGCAACGGGTATAGTGCGTCGTATTGATGATCTCGGCAGGGTGGTTATCCCCAAAGAGATAAGACGGACTCTTAGAATCCGTGAAGGCGATCCGCTGGAGATTTTTGTTGATCGGGAAGGTGAAGTAATTTTAAAAAAATATTCGCCGATCGGTGAGCTGGGCGACTTTGCCAAAGAGTATGCGGATTCGCTGCACGAAGCGCTGGGACACATATCCTTAATTGCTGACCGGGATGCCGTTATAGCTGTTTCCGGTGCATCCAAAAAGGAGTTTTTGAATAAACCGATAAGCAATGCCATAGAAAAAGTTATGGAAGAACGTAAGGCGGTGGTCATTAATAATCCGGGAACCGATCAACAGGGTATGGATGGTATGATTATCGAGGACGGAGAATGCAAATATGCGGCGGAGGTTATTGCGCCTATTATTTCCGAGGGTGATCCTATCGGCGCGGTAATTCTTGCCTCCCGCGAACCGAATGTGAACATGGGAGAACTGGAATTAAAGCTGGCTGAAACCGCGGCGGGTTTTCTGGCCAAACAAATGGAACAATAA
- the mazG gene encoding nucleoside triphosphate pyrophosphohydrolase, giving the protein MTAKVVVVGLGPGGRDSLPAVNLEVLKGARRLFLRTAVHPVVDWIKEQGIVFDTFDKYYEQADSFDDVYRRIVEDVLTAAGQGPVVYAVPGHPLVAETTVDMIMRQAGQRGITAEVLPAMSFLDELYAVLKVDPVQGIQIIDGLQLDGRLLNPALGIVVVQVYSRLAAADVKLSLLEAYPAEHRVVIVRAAGVPGEQRIEYVPLFEIDRLDWVDHLTSLYVPPYSHAAAKMKADFPLDPLVDIMGRLRGEGGCPWDREQDHHTLTPYLLEETYEVLEAIQQENMYNICEELGDLLLQIVFHAQIARENGLFDINDVIHGICRKMIHRHPHVFGNTQVNNSDEVLVNWEIIKQNEKGGGAEKKVSALDGIPRGLPALPRSYKIQAKAARVGFDWPDYRGALDKVDEELAEWKEALASGRRDKIELETGDMLFAVVNAARLTGIDPEVALSATINKFTHRFRYMEEEAALEGLDLARMTLAEMDELWEKAKNKEK; this is encoded by the coding sequence TTGACAGCCAAAGTAGTTGTGGTGGGGCTTGGCCCCGGTGGCAGGGACTCCTTGCCCGCGGTTAATCTGGAGGTACTGAAAGGGGCCCGGCGTCTTTTTTTGCGCACCGCCGTACATCCCGTGGTTGATTGGATTAAAGAGCAAGGTATTGTGTTTGATACCTTTGATAAGTATTACGAGCAGGCGGACAGCTTTGACGATGTTTACCGGCGGATTGTGGAGGATGTGCTGACCGCCGCCGGGCAGGGACCGGTGGTTTACGCCGTGCCCGGTCATCCGCTGGTAGCCGAGACGACGGTGGATATGATCATGCGCCAGGCCGGGCAGCGGGGTATAACTGCCGAAGTGTTGCCGGCCATGAGCTTTTTGGACGAGCTGTACGCGGTATTAAAAGTAGATCCGGTGCAAGGGATACAGATCATTGACGGACTGCAGCTGGATGGCCGTTTATTGAATCCGGCGCTGGGGATAGTAGTGGTACAGGTGTACAGCCGGCTGGCGGCAGCCGATGTTAAGCTTTCCTTGTTGGAGGCATACCCCGCGGAGCACCGGGTGGTTATTGTTCGGGCGGCCGGTGTGCCCGGTGAACAAAGGATAGAATATGTGCCGCTGTTTGAAATAGACAGGCTTGACTGGGTGGATCATCTCACCAGTTTATACGTACCTCCGTATAGCCATGCCGCTGCCAAAATGAAAGCGGATTTTCCATTGGACCCGCTGGTTGATATTATGGGCCGGCTGCGGGGAGAGGGCGGCTGCCCGTGGGACAGGGAACAGGATCACCATACTCTGACCCCGTATTTGCTGGAGGAAACTTATGAAGTTTTGGAAGCTATTCAACAGGAAAATATGTATAATATCTGTGAAGAATTGGGAGACTTATTACTACAGATAGTATTCCATGCTCAAATAGCACGGGAAAATGGTTTATTTGATATTAATGATGTGATACATGGTATTTGTCGAAAGATGATCCACCGTCACCCGCATGTCTTTGGTAATACGCAGGTTAATAATAGCGATGAGGTCCTGGTTAATTGGGAAATTATCAAGCAAAATGAAAAGGGGGGTGGTGCGGAAAAGAAGGTGTCTGCATTGGACGGGATACCCCGTGGCTTGCCGGCCCTGCCACGCTCATATAAAATACAGGCTAAGGCTGCCCGGGTCGGTTTTGACTGGCCCGACTATCGGGGGGCATTGGATAAAGTCGATGAGGAACTTGCTGAGTGGAAGGAAGCACTGGCGAGTGGACGGCGGGATAAGATTGAGCTGGAGACAGGAGATATGTTATTTGCTGTGGTTAATGCAGCCAGACTGACAGGTATTGATCCCGAGGTGGCTTTATCGGCCACAATTAATAAATTCACACATAGATTTAGATATATGGAAGAAGAAGCTGCCCTTGAAGGTTTGGATCTTGCCCGTATGACTCTGGCCGAAATGGATGAGCTGTGGGAAAAAGCAAAAAATAAAGAAAAATGA
- a CDS encoding HU family DNA-binding protein, whose amino-acid sequence MNKAELIASVAEKSELTKKDAEKAVGAVLASIEEALAGGDKVQLVGFGTFEIRERAARKGRNPQTGEEINIAAARVPVFKAGKALRETVTS is encoded by the coding sequence ATGAATAAGGCAGAATTGATTGCCAGTGTGGCAGAGAAGTCCGAACTGACCAAAAAAGATGCTGAAAAGGCTGTAGGTGCGGTACTGGCAAGTATTGAAGAGGCCTTAGCCGGTGGCGACAAGGTTCAACTGGTTGGTTTCGGTACTTTTGAAATCCGGGAGAGGGCTGCCCGCAAGGGACGCAATCCGCAAACAGGTGAGGAAATCAATATTGCCGCCGCCCGTGTTCCGGTATTTAAAGCCGGTAAGGCTTTGCGTGAAACTGTTACATCATAA
- a CDS encoding RNA-binding S4 domain-containing protein, which produces MRLDKFLKVSRIIKRRTLAKEACDRQQVKINGRAAKAGTDVQPEDVVDISFGQRRLKIRIITVREAVPARQAADLYVVLEDMRSEDG; this is translated from the coding sequence GTGCGATTGGATAAGTTTCTAAAGGTTTCTCGAATAATCAAACGACGCACGTTGGCTAAAGAGGCTTGCGACCGGCAGCAGGTAAAAATTAATGGCCGTGCGGCTAAAGCGGGTACAGATGTACAGCCGGAGGATGTGGTGGATATTTCATTTGGACAGCGACGTTTAAAAATCAGGATAATTACCGTGCGGGAAGCTGTCCCCGCCAGACAAGCGGCCGATCTATATGTTGTTTTGGAAGATATGCGCTCAGAAGACGGCTAG